In Arachis stenosperma cultivar V10309 chromosome 1, arast.V10309.gnm1.PFL2, whole genome shotgun sequence, one DNA window encodes the following:
- the LOC130943956 gene encoding FHA domain-containing protein DDL, giving the protein MGRYSSSTNHHHSPSSRRHRSHRSISPPPQRDTKHRYSEKQTRTSSGSPDPPPRSRSRSRSPSPRTKRLKRAQLERESEKSHGESGRGRGSEREVAERKKEKRREADDRGDGDADGRNGRRSRSRHERSPEQERNGRNRHHRSQSPPSQHRRHDSAKPRDEVTNIRGAEQMNDEDDSISKMKAAEEALEEKTKQKPSFELSGKLAAETNRFRGVTLLFNEPPEARKPDIKWRLYVFKNGEVLNEPLYIHRQSCYLFGRERRVADIPTDHPSCSKQHAVIQFRQVEKEQPDGLISKQIRPYVMDLGSTNKTFVNDSPIEPQRYYELREKDTIKFGNSSREYVLLHENSVQ; this is encoded by the exons ATGGGCCGTTACTCCTCTTCCACAAACCATCACCATTCTCCTTCCTCTCGCCGCCACCGGAGCCACCGAAGCATCTCTCCGCCGCCTCAGCGAGACACCAAGCACCGTTACTCAGAAAAACAGACTCGGACCAGTTCCGGTTCCCCGGATCCTCCTCCTCGATCCCGGTCTCGCTCTCGTTCTCCATCGCCGAGAACCAAGCGATTGAAGAGAGCTCAATTGGAACGTGAGAGCGAGAAGAGCCATGGCGAAAGCGGAAGAGGTAGGGGTTCCGAGAGGGAGGTGGCGGAgcggaagaaggagaagaggagGGAAGCCGATGACCGCGGCGATGGAGATGCCGACGGAAGGAACGGAAGGAGGTCGAGGTCTAGGCACGAGAGGTCGCCGGAGCAAGAGCGCAATGGTCGGAACAGGCACCACCGGTCGCAGTCTCCGCCTTCCCAACATCGCCGTCACGACTCTGCAAAGCCTCGTGATGAG GTGACTAACATAAGAGGAGCTGAACAGAT GAATGATGAGGATGATTCTATTTCAAAAATGAAGGCTGCTGAGGAGGCGCTGGAAGAAAAAACAAAG CAAAAACCTTCATTTGAACTATCTGGGAAGCTTGCGGCTGAAACGAATCGATTCAGAG GTGTTACTTTGTTGTTCAATGAACCACCAGAGGCTCGAAAACCTGACATTAAATGGAGGCTTTATGTTTTCAAGAATGGTGAAGTCCTCAATG AGCCCCTTTACATTCATCGGCAAAGTTGTTACCTTTttggaagagaaagaagggtTGCTGACATCCCTACAGATCATCCTTCTTGCAGCAAGCAACATGCTGTTATTCAATTCCG GCAAGTTGAAAAGGAGCAACCTGATGGCTTAATATCAAAGCAAATAAG GCCTTATGTAATGGACCTCGGAAGCACAAACAAAACTTTCGTAAAT GATAGTCCCATTGAACCACAACGTTATTATGAACTTAGGGAGAAGGACACCATTAAATTCGGTAATAGTAG CCGAGAATACGTATTACTACATGAGAACTCAGTTCAGTAA
- the LOC130939621 gene encoding septum-promoting GTP-binding protein 1-like has translation MELRPSLSLRQKSRRTRTKTHDTATTMTQLRNTIELQWSFFFNKVSFVGRLCFHFVWDRILSCSLSSPPRPPSSSRYQRLSLRRESPVDDDGGEGIMQGTRRSCGGGGYESDSDLVNLKISLFGDCHIGKTSFVIKYVGDEQEKRSLNMKGLNLMDKTLSVNGARILFSIWDVAGDKGSLDQIPMACKDANAILIMFDLTSRSTLNSVVGWYSEARKWNQTAIPILIGTKFDDFVRLPPNLQWTIVTQARAYARAMKATLFFSSATHNINVNKIFKFIMAKLFNLPWTVERNLTLGEPIIDF, from the exons atggagcTACGACCTTCTCTGAGTCTCAGACAAAAATCCAGAAGAACAAGAACCAAAACACACGACACAGCAACGACCATGACTCAGCTCAGAAACACAATCGAACTTCAAtggagcttcttcttcaataaagTCTCCTTTGTTGGTCGTTTATGCTTCCACTTTGTTTGGGATAGGATCTTGTCTTGCTCTCTAAGTTCACCACCAAggcctccttcttcttcacgttACCAGAGACTTTCACTCCGCCGTGAGTCTCCGGTGGACGACGACGGAGGTGAGGGGATCATGCAGGGGACAAGAAGGAGCTGTGGTGGTGGTGGGTATGAGTCAGATTCTGATTTGGTGAATCTCAAGATTAGTTTGTTTGGTGATTGCCATATTGGAAAAACTAGCTTTGTG aTCAAGTATGTAGGGgatgagcaagaaaagaggAGCTTGAATATGAAGGGACTTAATCTGATGGACAAAACTTTATCTGTTAATGGAGCAAGAATTTTGTTTAGTATATGGGATGTTGCAG GTGACAAAGGGTCATTGGATCAAATTCCCATGGCTTGTAAAGATGCAAATGCAATTTTGATTATGTTTGATCTCACAAGTAGATCCACACTAAATAG TGTTGTTGGATGGTATAGTGAAGCAAGAAAGTGGAATCAG ACTGCAATTCCCATTCTAATAGGAACCaaatttgatgattttgttaGACTTCCACCTAATTTGCAATGGACCATTGTAACACAg GCTAGGGCTTATGCAAGGGCAATGAAAGCTACCCTTTTCTTCTCAAGTGCAACTCACAACATTAATGTGAACAAAATCTTCAAGTTCATAATGGCCAAGCTCTTTAACTTGCCATGGACAGTAGAAAGAAACTTGACTTTGGGAGAGCCCATTATTGATTTCTGA
- the LOC130939627 gene encoding uncharacterized protein LOC130939627 isoform X2 — protein sequence MLNNRPQGHCDVISIHLSPIITTSSFSPTVLLCCRRCSALSSQLHNYYASVRGRFAPAETFIVQVVVIFFARCRFAAIVVRCRLNRNNQCVASSLVRCCFVTVKPVIAKTRVCFITRLPSNAYPSTPQTKIPHLSTALLMEHIFGEEGMNASFIDEVSSYACVLYSNGGTQIHFRRSVVARRRKCRRH from the exons ATGTTGAATAACCGTCCACAAGGTCACTGTGATGTAATCAGTATCCATCTTTCTCCTATTATCACAACATCTTCTTTCTCGCCAACAGTGCTGCTTTGCTGTCGTCGCTGCAGTGCGCTCTCGTCACAGCTGCACAACTACTATGCATCAGTGCGCGGCCGTTTTGCTCCGGCAGAAACTTTTATCGTACAGGTTGTGGTCATCTTCTTCGCCAGGTGCCGATTCGCTGCCATTGTGGTGCGTTGCCGTTTGAACCGCAATAACCAATGCGTCGCCAGTTCATTGGTACGCTGCTGTTTCGTGACGGTGAAACCTGTTATCGCGAAAACTCGTGTGTGTTTCATCACCCGATTGCCATCGAATGCATATCCTTCGACACCGCAAACAAAAATCCCGCATCTTTCGACGGCTTTGTTGATGGAACATATATTTGGAGAAGAAGGAATGAATGCATCATTCATTGAT GAAGTGTCTTCTTATGCATGTGTCTTGTACAGCAATGGCGGCACTCAGATACACTTCCGAAGATCAGTGGTTGCTCGCCGACGAAAGTGCAGGCGGCACTGA
- the LOC130939627 gene encoding uncharacterized protein LOC130939627 isoform X1 has protein sequence MLNNRPQGHCDVISIHLSPIITTSSFSPTVLLCCRRCSALSSQLHNYYASVRGRFAPAETFIVQVVVIFFARCRFAAIVVRCRLNRNNQCVASSLVRCCFVTVKPVIAKTRVCFITRLPSNAYPSTPQTKIPHLSTALLMEHIFGEEGMNASFIDQWRHSDTLPKISGCSPTKVQAALTIVDTGDGNMSKEGGGRSGRGSRRIWGDEAGLEK, from the exons ATGTTGAATAACCGTCCACAAGGTCACTGTGATGTAATCAGTATCCATCTTTCTCCTATTATCACAACATCTTCTTTCTCGCCAACAGTGCTGCTTTGCTGTCGTCGCTGCAGTGCGCTCTCGTCACAGCTGCACAACTACTATGCATCAGTGCGCGGCCGTTTTGCTCCGGCAGAAACTTTTATCGTACAGGTTGTGGTCATCTTCTTCGCCAGGTGCCGATTCGCTGCCATTGTGGTGCGTTGCCGTTTGAACCGCAATAACCAATGCGTCGCCAGTTCATTGGTACGCTGCTGTTTCGTGACGGTGAAACCTGTTATCGCGAAAACTCGTGTGTGTTTCATCACCCGATTGCCATCGAATGCATATCCTTCGACACCGCAAACAAAAATCCCGCATCTTTCGACGGCTTTGTTGATGGAACATATATTTGGAGAAGAAGGAATGAATGCATCATTCATTGAT CAATGGCGGCACTCAGATACACTTCCGAAGATCAGTGGTTGCTCGCCGACGAAAGTGCAGGCGGCACTGACCATTGTTGACACCGGTGATGGAAACATGTCCAAGGAAGGAGGAGGGAGGTCAGGAAGGGGAAGCCGCCGGATTTGGGGGGATGAGGCTGGACTTGAAAAGTGA